The following coding sequences lie in one Saccharomonospora amisosensis genomic window:
- the crgA gene encoding cell division protein CrgA: MPKSKVRKKTAYTPPADRRTPVKVRAAGPSHPIYKIVMFGLMLLGLAWLVVNYLAGDKIGFMLELGNWNFAIGFALMVTGLLMTMRWR, translated from the coding sequence ATGCCCAAGTCCAAGGTCCGCAAGAAGACGGCATACACGCCGCCTGCCGATCGCCGCACACCGGTCAAGGTGCGCGCGGCGGGGCCGTCCCACCCGATCTACAAGATCGTGATGTTCGGGCTGATGCTCCTAGGACTGGCCTGGCTGGTGGTGAACTACCTGGCCGGGGACAAGATCGGTTTCATGCTGGAGCTCGGCAACTGGAACTTCGCGATCGGCTTCGCGCTCATGGTCACCGGCCTACTCATGACAATGCGCTGGCGTTGA
- a CDS encoding peptidoglycan D,D-transpeptidase FtsI family protein — MNTPLRKVGITMLVMVTLLLANATYLQVVRADDYRSDGRNARVLLDEYSRERGKIVSEEAGQVLAGVEPTDDTLQFRRTYSNGPLYAPVTGYYSVLYGAGGLERAQDEFLNGSDPRLFVRRLSDMITGRDPRGGNVRLTVKPSVQEAAYQAMVANGYTGAVVALDPKTGDILGMVSTPSYDPNKLASHDAEKQQKAWEAFNNDPANPMLNRAVRETYPPGSTFKIVTTAAALENGATADTEVTTASNVTLPGTSTTLENFAGNTCPGNTLADALAYSCNTAYAEIAGQLGKEKLEETAANFGIGLSDLQIPMNVVPSGLGELESQAALYQSGIGQRDVRLTPLQDALLSATVANGGVAMKPQLVKALLAPDLSTIEEFSPEELTGEPALSAENAAVLRDMMIASEANTSGGGKDSSLKIASKTGTAEHGSDPKATPPHAWYTAFAPYDDPKVAIAVIVESGGNRGLAATGGTVAAEIGRATIAAALGAG, encoded by the coding sequence GTGAACACGCCGCTGCGCAAGGTCGGCATCACGATGCTCGTCATGGTGACGCTGTTGCTGGCCAACGCCACCTACCTCCAGGTCGTCCGCGCTGACGACTACCGCAGCGACGGACGCAACGCTCGGGTGCTGCTCGACGAGTACTCCCGCGAGCGCGGCAAGATCGTGTCCGAGGAAGCAGGCCAGGTGCTCGCGGGCGTGGAGCCGACGGACGACACCTTGCAGTTCCGACGCACCTACAGCAACGGTCCGCTGTACGCGCCGGTCACCGGCTACTACTCGGTGCTCTACGGCGCGGGCGGGCTCGAGCGAGCCCAGGACGAGTTCCTCAACGGCTCCGATCCAAGGCTGTTCGTACGCAGGCTCTCCGACATGATCACCGGAAGGGATCCCCGCGGCGGCAACGTGCGACTGACCGTGAAGCCCTCGGTTCAGGAAGCGGCGTACCAGGCGATGGTCGCCAACGGCTACACCGGCGCTGTTGTCGCGCTCGACCCGAAGACGGGCGACATCCTCGGCATGGTCTCGACCCCCTCCTACGACCCCAACAAGCTGGCCTCGCACGACGCGGAGAAGCAGCAGAAGGCGTGGGAGGCGTTCAACAACGACCCGGCGAATCCGATGCTGAACCGGGCCGTCCGTGAGACCTACCCTCCCGGCTCCACGTTCAAGATCGTGACGACGGCGGCCGCGCTCGAGAACGGCGCCACGGCCGACACCGAGGTGACCACAGCCTCGAACGTAACACTGCCGGGCACCAGCACGACCCTTGAGAACTTCGCGGGCAACACCTGCCCCGGTAACACGCTCGCCGACGCGCTGGCCTACTCGTGCAACACCGCCTACGCCGAGATCGCGGGTCAACTCGGCAAGGAAAAGCTGGAGGAGACCGCGGCCAACTTCGGTATCGGCCTTTCCGACCTGCAGATTCCGATGAACGTCGTGCCGTCGGGGCTCGGCGAGTTGGAGAGCCAGGCCGCGCTGTACCAAAGCGGGATCGGGCAACGCGATGTCCGGCTCACCCCGCTGCAGGACGCGTTGCTGTCGGCCACGGTCGCCAACGGCGGCGTCGCGATGAAACCCCAGTTGGTGAAGGCGCTGCTGGCGCCGGATCTGTCCACCATCGAGGAGTTCAGCCCGGAGGAGCTCACCGGCGAGCCCGCGCTGTCGGCGGAGAACGCGGCGGTGTTGCGGGACATGATGATCGCTTCGGAGGCCAACACCAGCGGTGGTGGCAAGGACTCCTCGTTGAAGATCGCCTCGAAGACCGGGACCGCCGAGCACGGCTCCGATCCGAAGGCGACGCCGCCGCACGCCTGGTACACCGCCTTCGCTCCCTACGACGACCCCAAGGTGGCCATCGCCGTGATCGTCGAGTCCGGTGGTAACCGGGGGCTGGCCGCCACCGGCGGCACCGTGGCCGCCGAGATCGGCAGGGCCACGATCGCCGCCGCACTCGGAGCCGGGTGA
- a CDS encoding FtsW/RodA/SpoVE family cell cycle protein, with product MAQPAAMSGAADAYTTNPPRELPTRRGTELGLLAFAAVIVTSAFMLVQANQERELSFSLIWYGLAYLAIFAVAHLAVRRWAPYADPLILPCVALLNGLGLVMIYRIDLAREQKALALSEEITSNAPRQVLFTVLALALFLGVLLIVSDHRTLTRYAYTFGLIGIAALALPALLPSSLSEVNGAKVWLKLPGFSIQPGEFAKILLMIFFASFLVAKRDLFMTAGKRVMNVELPRARDLGPIIIAAVVCLGILVFEKDLGTALLFFGIVLMMLYVATERVIWVVVGLSMFLVGALIAYQLFTHVQQRVANWIDPLATYNDAGGGYQIAQGLFGLGTGGVFGTGLGSGRPETVPEASTDFISAALGEELGFVGLGAILMIYLLLAMRGMRSALAVRDTFGKLLGGGLSFTIIMQVFVIVGGVTKLIPMTGITTPFLSAGGSSLLANYVLIALLLRISDAARRPQQPARPRPQSQAPLAEAHTVMVQRPPAQGQPGAVGEGGRQQ from the coding sequence ATGGCTCAACCCGCAGCGATGTCGGGGGCGGCGGACGCGTACACAACCAACCCGCCACGTGAGTTGCCGACAAGGCGAGGCACCGAACTGGGGCTGCTCGCCTTCGCGGCGGTAATCGTCACCTCGGCGTTCATGCTCGTACAGGCCAACCAGGAACGTGAGCTGTCGTTCTCACTGATCTGGTACGGGCTGGCCTACCTGGCGATCTTCGCCGTCGCGCACCTCGCGGTGCGCCGCTGGGCGCCGTACGCCGACCCGTTGATCCTGCCGTGCGTGGCACTGCTCAACGGCCTGGGTCTGGTGATGATCTACCGTATCGACCTGGCGCGCGAGCAGAAGGCGCTCGCACTCAGTGAGGAAATCACTTCCAACGCGCCGCGGCAGGTGCTGTTCACCGTGCTCGCCCTCGCGCTGTTCCTCGGTGTGCTGTTGATCGTCTCGGATCACCGAACGCTGACCCGTTACGCATACACGTTCGGCCTGATCGGCATCGCGGCGCTGGCGTTGCCCGCCCTGCTGCCCAGTTCGCTTTCCGAGGTCAACGGCGCGAAGGTGTGGCTGAAGCTGCCGGGCTTCTCCATCCAGCCCGGCGAGTTCGCCAAGATCCTGTTGATGATCTTCTTCGCCTCGTTCCTCGTGGCGAAGCGAGACCTGTTCATGACGGCGGGCAAGCGCGTCATGAATGTGGAACTGCCACGAGCCCGCGACCTCGGCCCGATCATCATCGCGGCCGTTGTGTGCCTTGGCATCCTCGTGTTCGAGAAGGACCTCGGCACCGCACTGCTGTTCTTCGGCATCGTGCTGATGATGCTCTACGTCGCCACCGAGCGCGTGATCTGGGTGGTCGTGGGGCTGAGCATGTTCCTCGTCGGCGCGCTGATCGCATACCAGCTCTTCACACACGTGCAGCAGCGCGTCGCGAACTGGATCGACCCGCTGGCCACGTACAACGACGCGGGCGGCGGGTACCAGATCGCGCAGGGGCTCTTCGGCCTCGGCACGGGTGGGGTGTTCGGTACCGGTCTGGGCTCCGGCAGGCCGGAGACCGTCCCGGAGGCCAGCACGGACTTCATCTCCGCCGCACTCGGTGAGGAACTCGGGTTCGTCGGCCTCGGCGCGATCCTGATGATCTACCTCCTGCTGGCGATGCGTGGGATGCGCAGCGCGCTCGCGGTACGCGACACCTTCGGCAAGCTCCTCGGCGGCGGGTTGTCCTTCACGATCATCATGCAGGTGTTCGTGATCGTCGGCGGTGTCACCAAGTTGATCCCCATGACCGGCATCACCACGCCGTTCCTTTCCGCCGGTGGTTCCTCACTACTGGCCAACTACGTGCTGATCGCGCTGCTGCTGCGGATCTCCGACGCGGCGCGTCGGCCGCAACAGCCCGCACGGCCACGGCCACAGTCGCAGGCTCCGCTTGCGGAGGCCCACACCGTGATGGTGCAGCGTCCACCGGCTCAAGGTCAGCCAGGCGCCGTGGGTGAAGGGGGTAGGCAGCAGTGA
- a CDS encoding rhomboid family intramembrane serine protease, giving the protein MTQPPHPPPYEQQPQQEALPGCWWHPNRQTGLRCVRCDRPACPDCLREASVGYQCVDCVHAASQEHRARAMQYRRAGYGARTVAGARVSQRAVVTPVLIALNLLVYVLTAVQAQDFMRNDVSRLFNDGVLWPVGIAAADEWWRLVTSGFLHFGLLHIGMNMLALWILGRDLELLLGKVRFLAVYFVSMLGGSAAVFAFGAVNTGTAGASGAIYGLMGAILVAVLRLRLNPTAAIGIIVLNVVLTISIPGISLLGHLGGLVVGALAMVAMVYAPAKNRATYQTVAILLLTAAIAGLVLYRDAQLSAQLLP; this is encoded by the coding sequence ATGACCCAACCTCCGCACCCCCCACCGTACGAGCAGCAGCCGCAGCAAGAGGCTCTGCCCGGTTGCTGGTGGCATCCGAACAGGCAGACCGGCCTTCGTTGTGTCAGGTGTGACCGGCCTGCCTGCCCCGACTGCCTGCGGGAGGCGTCGGTCGGCTACCAGTGCGTCGACTGCGTTCATGCCGCCAGCCAGGAACACCGTGCGAGGGCCATGCAGTACCGCCGCGCGGGGTACGGCGCGAGAACCGTGGCAGGCGCCCGCGTGTCGCAGCGGGCGGTGGTCACTCCGGTGCTCATCGCACTCAACCTGCTGGTCTACGTCCTCACCGCCGTGCAGGCGCAGGACTTCATGCGCAACGACGTCTCCCGGCTGTTCAACGACGGTGTGTTGTGGCCGGTGGGCATCGCGGCCGCCGACGAGTGGTGGCGGCTGGTCACCTCGGGTTTCCTGCACTTCGGCCTGCTGCACATCGGCATGAACATGCTCGCGCTGTGGATACTCGGCCGAGACCTCGAACTGCTGCTCGGCAAGGTCAGATTCCTGGCGGTCTACTTCGTTTCGATGCTCGGCGGGTCGGCGGCGGTGTTCGCGTTCGGCGCCGTGAACACCGGAACCGCGGGCGCATCCGGGGCCATCTACGGCCTGATGGGCGCGATCCTGGTCGCCGTGCTGCGCCTTCGGCTCAACCCGACGGCCGCGATCGGCATCATCGTGCTGAACGTGGTGCTCACGATCTCCATCCCGGGGATCTCGCTGCTCGGTCACCTCGGTGGGCTCGTCGTGGGTGCGCTCGCGATGGTGGCGATGGTGTATGCCCCCGCCAAGAACCGCGCGACCTACCAGACCGTCGCCATACTGCTGCTCACCGCCGCCATCGCCGGGCTCGTGCTGTATCGCGACGCGCAGTTGTCGGCCCAGTTGCTGCCGTAA
- a CDS encoding class E sortase: MRPVARSTPPPRRPTRPPAPPSGNGDGKGRVIVRTIGEILITLGIVVLLFVGYELYVTNWMSAQLQREASAALDDRWQQERELHAGPVDGEAFARIYIPSFGADWGFTIQEGTDAAALEVGPGHYKGSALPGEPGNFGVAGHRVGKGAPFNDLDLLNSCDAIVIETVDSFFVYRVLPMTDEIDGWSQSRGRDPRCADVEPLRGEAYSSTVGRRIVLPERGDAVAPVPYRPADVLPKASQASLLTLTTCHPQFSDRERMIIHSVLTNQFKKQPGASYEDLLREIGEA, encoded by the coding sequence ATGCGACCGGTCGCCAGATCGACTCCACCACCTCGGAGGCCGACCCGCCCGCCCGCGCCGCCGTCTGGCAACGGCGACGGCAAGGGCCGGGTGATAGTGCGAACCATCGGCGAGATCCTCATCACGTTGGGGATCGTCGTTCTGCTGTTCGTTGGCTACGAGCTATACGTCACCAACTGGATGTCCGCCCAGTTGCAGCGAGAGGCGAGCGCTGCGCTCGACGACCGCTGGCAGCAGGAGCGGGAACTGCACGCTGGGCCCGTTGACGGTGAGGCGTTCGCCCGCATCTACATTCCGTCGTTCGGAGCCGACTGGGGGTTCACCATCCAGGAGGGCACCGACGCCGCGGCACTGGAGGTGGGCCCAGGTCACTACAAGGGATCGGCTCTGCCCGGCGAGCCGGGCAACTTCGGCGTCGCGGGCCACCGGGTGGGCAAGGGCGCGCCGTTCAACGACTTGGACCTGCTGAACTCGTGTGACGCGATCGTCATCGAGACGGTGGACAGCTTTTTCGTCTACCGCGTGTTGCCGATGACCGACGAGATCGACGGTTGGAGCCAGAGCAGGGGACGCGACCCCAGGTGCGCCGACGTCGAGCCGCTGCGCGGCGAGGCATACAGCAGCACGGTCGGGCGGCGAATCGTGCTTCCCGAGCGCGGTGACGCGGTCGCTCCCGTTCCGTACCGGCCTGCCGATGTGCTGCCCAAGGCTTCTCAGGCGTCCCTGCTCACGCTGACCACCTGCCACCCGCAGTTCTCCGACCGCGAGCGCATGATCATCCATTCGGTGCTGACGAACCAGTTCAAGAAGCAGCCGGGCGCGAGTTATGAGGACCTGCTGCGAGAGATCGGAGAGGCCTGA
- a CDS encoding aminodeoxychorismate/anthranilate synthase component II encodes MRVLVVDNYDSFVYNLVQYLAQLGADCTVRRNDVVELDQIRDFDGVLISPGPGTPERAGSSIDVVHRCASDGVPLLGVCLGHQAIGVAWGATVDRAHELLHGKTSLVRHSGAGVLAGLPDPFTATRYHSLTVLPETIPDEFEVTGRTDSGIVMGMRHRELPVEGVQFHPESVLTEGGHRMLANWLGYAGHPVSEGVVTELEQATRALQRAATAAA; translated from the coding sequence ATGCGCGTACTCGTCGTCGACAACTACGACAGCTTCGTCTACAACCTGGTGCAGTACCTCGCCCAGCTCGGCGCGGACTGCACGGTGCGGCGCAACGACGTGGTGGAGCTTGACCAGATTCGTGATTTCGATGGCGTGTTGATCTCCCCCGGACCCGGCACACCGGAGCGGGCGGGCAGCAGCATCGACGTCGTACACCGTTGCGCGTCCGACGGCGTCCCGCTCCTCGGTGTGTGCCTTGGCCACCAGGCCATCGGCGTCGCATGGGGCGCGACGGTCGACAGGGCGCACGAACTACTGCACGGCAAGACCAGCCTGGTGCGGCACAGCGGCGCGGGTGTGCTCGCCGGACTGCCGGACCCGTTCACGGCCACCAGGTACCACTCGCTGACGGTCCTGCCCGAAACCATCCCGGACGAGTTCGAGGTCACCGGCCGCACGGACTCCGGCATTGTGATGGGAATGCGGCACAGGGAACTTCCGGTCGAGGGCGTGCAGTTCCACCCCGAGTCGGTACTCACCGAGGGTGGCCACCGGATGCTCGCCAACTGGTTGGGCTACGCGGGCCACCCGGTGTCGGAAGGCGTGGTGACCGAGCTGGAGCAGGCGACCCGCGCGTTGCAGCGGGCGGCCACCGCCGCTGCCTGA
- the pknB gene encoding Stk1 family PASTA domain-containing Ser/Thr kinase — MSAPRLLSNRYELGETLGYGGMSEVHHGHDVRLGREVAVKILRADLARDPQFQERFRREAQNAAALNHPAIVAVYDTGEADTEYGPLPYIVMEYVEGRTLRDIVKTEGPMSQKRAMEVMADVCAALDFSHRHGIVHRDVKPANVMITRNGAVKVMDFGIARAVHDGQAAMTQTAAVIGTAQYLSPEQARGEQVDARSDVYAAGCVLYELITGEPPFTGDSPVAVAYQHVREDPRPPSAVNPAVSPELDAVVLKALSKGTANRYQSAAEMRSDLVRTLSGQRPAAPMVMSDDERTQVLGAGGQQGDPFDDYDPNGYDDEEADRRRRRKRGLLIALLTLLGVGLVVFVMWLAGAFSSEASLATVPDVRDKTVEQAKRELRAAGFSSFAEEKVVCRDDVSGEPACSPDQIGKVISTDPQATEQVPLESQITLRVGTPPAKVAVPDLTGLSRDEAEQKLKQANLVLDQDIAEVEVEDPNQYGKVVEQDPKPDAKVEQGRTVKITVGVEPELVEVPDFTGESFDAAKAGLEAAGFQVSRSDVDSDQPAGTVVNQRPNGGSVAKGSTITLEVSNGAEQQIQMPDLRGMTQDQALATLRDAGWSGSVKTKTEKVSDSDLVGRVTNTDPSPGNTITKNQPVTLYIGEDEDGSTETSQSRPTFDLPGPGG, encoded by the coding sequence ATGAGCGCACCCCGACTGCTCTCAAACCGCTACGAGCTGGGCGAGACGCTCGGCTACGGTGGCATGTCCGAGGTCCACCATGGTCATGACGTGCGACTTGGCCGGGAGGTTGCGGTCAAAATCCTGCGTGCCGACCTCGCGCGGGACCCGCAGTTCCAGGAACGGTTCCGCCGGGAGGCGCAGAACGCGGCCGCACTGAACCATCCGGCGATCGTCGCGGTGTACGACACCGGCGAGGCCGACACTGAGTACGGCCCGCTGCCCTACATCGTCATGGAGTACGTCGAGGGCAGGACGCTGCGGGACATCGTCAAGACCGAGGGGCCGATGTCGCAGAAGCGAGCCATGGAGGTCATGGCCGACGTCTGCGCCGCCCTGGACTTCTCACACCGGCACGGCATCGTGCACCGCGACGTGAAGCCCGCCAACGTCATGATCACCCGCAACGGCGCGGTCAAGGTCATGGACTTCGGCATCGCCCGCGCCGTTCACGACGGTCAGGCCGCCATGACGCAGACGGCCGCCGTCATCGGGACCGCCCAGTACCTCTCCCCCGAGCAGGCACGCGGTGAGCAGGTGGACGCCCGCAGCGACGTCTATGCCGCAGGCTGCGTGCTCTACGAGCTCATCACGGGCGAGCCGCCGTTCACGGGCGATTCCCCTGTCGCCGTCGCCTACCAGCACGTCAGGGAGGACCCGAGACCGCCGTCCGCGGTCAACCCCGCGGTCTCCCCCGAGCTCGACGCCGTGGTGTTGAAGGCGCTGTCGAAGGGCACGGCCAACCGGTACCAGTCGGCCGCCGAGATGCGCTCCGACCTGGTGCGGACGCTGTCTGGCCAGCGGCCGGCCGCCCCGATGGTCATGTCCGACGACGAGCGCACCCAGGTGCTCGGCGCGGGCGGGCAGCAGGGCGACCCGTTCGACGACTACGACCCCAACGGCTACGACGACGAGGAAGCCGACCGCCGCAGGCGCAGGAAGCGTGGCCTGCTGATCGCGCTGCTCACCCTGCTCGGCGTCGGTCTTGTGGTGTTCGTGATGTGGCTGGCAGGCGCGTTCAGCAGCGAGGCGTCCCTGGCCACCGTGCCCGATGTCCGGGACAAGACCGTCGAGCAGGCCAAACGCGAGCTGCGTGCGGCGGGGTTCAGCAGCTTCGCCGAGGAGAAGGTGGTCTGCCGCGACGACGTCAGTGGAGAGCCTGCCTGCTCGCCCGACCAGATCGGCAAGGTCATCAGCACCGACCCGCAGGCCACCGAGCAGGTTCCGCTCGAATCCCAGATCACGCTGCGCGTCGGCACACCACCCGCGAAGGTGGCCGTGCCCGACCTGACCGGACTGAGCAGGGACGAGGCCGAGCAGAAGCTCAAGCAGGCGAATCTGGTGCTCGACCAGGACATCGCCGAGGTCGAGGTGGAAGACCCCAACCAGTACGGCAAGGTGGTGGAGCAGGACCCCAAACCGGACGCCAAGGTGGAACAGGGCCGCACCGTCAAGATCACCGTCGGGGTCGAGCCGGAGCTGGTCGAGGTCCCCGACTTCACCGGCGAGAGCTTCGACGCGGCCAAGGCAGGGCTGGAGGCCGCGGGTTTCCAGGTCAGCCGCTCGGACGTCGACTCGGACCAGCCAGCGGGCACCGTGGTGAACCAGCGGCCCAACGGCGGCAGCGTGGCGAAGGGCTCCACGATCACCCTCGAGGTGTCCAACGGCGCCGAGCAGCAGATCCAGATGCCTGACCTGCGGGGCATGACCCAGGACCAGGCGCTGGCGACGCTGCGTGACGCCGGCTGGAGCGGCTCGGTGAAGACCAAGACGGAGAAGGTCAGCGACTCCGACCTCGTCGGCAGGGTCACCAACACCGACCCCTCGCCAGGTAACACGATCACCAAGAACCAGCCGGTGACGCTCTACATCGGCGAGGACGAGGACGGGTCGACGGAGACGTCGCAGTCGAGGCCGACCTTCGACCTGCCAGGACCGGGCGGCTGA
- a CDS encoding peptidylprolyl isomerase codes for MIRVTENNESLSGTGAKATLHTNRGDIRLNLFPDHAPKTVANFTGLSEGTKEYTQPNAKGEKSGPFYDGSIFHRVIDGFMIQGGDPTGTGRGGPGYKFGDEFHPELQFNRPYLLAMANAGPGTNGSQFFVTVAPTPHLNFKHTIFGEVADQESRDVVDEIARTATGPADKPLEDVVIEHVSIERG; via the coding sequence ATGATTCGCGTGACTGAAAACAACGAATCCCTCAGTGGCACCGGGGCGAAGGCGACCCTGCACACCAATCGTGGCGACATCCGGCTGAACCTTTTCCCTGATCACGCGCCAAAGACCGTCGCGAACTTCACGGGGTTGAGTGAGGGGACGAAGGAGTACACCCAGCCCAACGCCAAGGGCGAGAAGTCGGGCCCGTTCTACGACGGCTCGATCTTCCACCGGGTGATCGACGGGTTCATGATCCAGGGAGGCGACCCGACCGGCACCGGACGCGGCGGACCCGGTTACAAGTTCGGCGACGAGTTCCACCCGGAACTGCAGTTCAACCGCCCTTACCTGCTGGCGATGGCGAACGCGGGCCCCGGCACGAACGGGTCGCAGTTCTTCGTCACCGTCGCACCGACGCCTCACCTCAACTTCAAGCACACCATCTTCGGTGAGGTCGCCGACCAGGAGTCGCGCGACGTGGTGGACGAGATCGCGCGGACCGCTACCGGTCCGGCCGACAAGCCGCTCGAGGACGTCGTCATCGAGCACGTGAGCATCGAGCGCGGCTGA
- a CDS encoding serine/threonine-protein kinase, whose amino-acid sequence MLSSGQLIAERYRLSGRIAVGGMGEVWEASDTRLDRTVAVKVLKAELSGDAEFLHRFRTEARTTASLNHHGIAAVHDYGETQAGEHSIAFLVMELVAGEPLAAILARERRLSADRTLDILEQAGRALQAAHERGLVHRDVKPGNILVTATGTVKLTDFGIAKAADAAPVTRSGMVMGTAHYIAPEQALGHDAEPASDVYSLAVCGYECLAGHRPFLSENAVSVAMMHIRDIAPPLPPDVPPGARAVIEATMIKDPRQRYASGGEFAGAVAAVRAGHPLPPPSGLVSAGYVALPVNPLTPTSGPVPASAMTPVGPSSHPSMRPVGPPSAPTATPLTVTGQRRRFSGAWILLGLAFVLLVALVTVLLTVVLRTGGDGRTPGGEGGSTGVEDNWSNNGGRSPDEDGGQGMMGTLPMENRR is encoded by the coding sequence ATGCTGTCGTCCGGACAACTGATCGCGGAGCGGTATCGCCTCTCCGGACGCATCGCGGTCGGCGGAATGGGGGAGGTCTGGGAAGCCAGCGACACGCGGCTCGATCGGACCGTGGCGGTGAAGGTCCTCAAGGCCGAGTTGTCCGGCGACGCGGAGTTCCTGCATCGCTTCCGCACCGAGGCGCGCACAACGGCCTCGCTCAACCACCACGGCATCGCGGCGGTGCACGACTACGGCGAGACCCAGGCCGGTGAGCACTCGATCGCGTTCCTGGTGATGGAACTGGTGGCGGGCGAGCCGCTGGCAGCGATCCTTGCTCGCGAGCGGCGGCTGTCGGCCGACCGCACGCTCGACATTCTTGAGCAGGCGGGGCGGGCGCTACAGGCCGCGCACGAGCGGGGCCTGGTGCATCGCGACGTCAAGCCGGGAAACATCCTGGTCACGGCGACGGGCACGGTCAAGCTGACCGACTTCGGTATCGCCAAGGCCGCCGACGCGGCACCGGTCACCCGGTCGGGCATGGTCATGGGCACCGCCCACTACATCGCCCCCGAGCAGGCACTCGGGCACGACGCCGAGCCCGCCAGTGACGTGTACTCACTCGCCGTGTGTGGCTACGAGTGCCTGGCTGGCCACCGGCCGTTCCTTTCGGAGAACGCCGTCAGTGTCGCGATGATGCACATCAGGGACATCGCGCCGCCGCTGCCGCCCGACGTTCCACCAGGGGCGCGAGCTGTGATCGAAGCTACAATGATCAAGGACCCTAGGCAGCGCTATGCCAGCGGCGGCGAGTTCGCCGGCGCCGTTGCCGCCGTGAGGGCGGGCCACCCATTACCACCTCCGTCCGGTTTGGTCAGCGCCGGATACGTGGCACTACCTGTGAATCCGCTCACACCAACGAGTGGTCCTGTCCCGGCCAGCGCCATGACACCGGTCGGTCCCAGCTCTCACCCGTCGATGCGGCCGGTAGGACCCCCTTCCGCACCCACCGCGACACCCCTCACAGTGACGGGTCAACGCCGCCGGTTTTCGGGAGCGTGGATACTTCTCGGGCTGGCGTTCGTGCTTTTGGTCGCGCTCGTGACCGTGCTGCTGACAGTGGTGCTGCGTACCGGCGGTGACGGTCGCACACCCGGTGGCGAGGGCGGCTCGACCGGCGTCGAGGACAACTGGTCGAACAATGGTGGGCGTTCACCCGATGAAGACGGCGGACAAGGCATGATGGGCACACTTCCTATGGAGAACCGCAGGTGA
- a CDS encoding PH domain-containing protein: MRPVDNSARSWAPRAGLVGAGWVLAVAAAAGAVLTGRFGDRPGTLLLAVAALALLAAALHGTLLRPRLTAGSTGLRVRTLGGTRAFGWSEVRLTLSTARRFGREVTVLEVEPLDPESSDLVVLGWTELGADPRDVHEELLALRPA, translated from the coding sequence ATGAGGCCTGTGGATAACTCGGCCCGTAGCTGGGCTCCGCGCGCCGGTCTGGTCGGCGCGGGCTGGGTGCTGGCCGTCGCGGCAGCGGCCGGTGCCGTGTTGACGGGGCGTTTCGGCGACCGGCCGGGCACGCTGCTGCTCGCCGTGGCGGCGCTGGCCCTGCTCGCCGCGGCCCTGCACGGCACCCTTCTTCGTCCCAGGCTGACCGCCGGTAGCACCGGCCTGCGCGTGCGCACGCTCGGCGGTACCCGCGCCTTCGGCTGGTCCGAAGTACGGCTGACGCTGTCGACGGCCAGGCGCTTCGGTCGCGAGGTGACCGTGCTCGAGGTCGAGCCGCTCGATCCGGAATCGTCCGACCTCGTGGTGCTCGGCTGGACCGAACTGGGTGCCGACCCGCGTGACGTGCACGAGGAGTTGCTCGCGCTGCGCCCCGCCTGA